GTCGCGAAAAAAGAAATTTAGAAAACTGGGAAGATCTTTACCAGGGGGCGCAGTTGAAACTGAAACCCGAACCATCGGGAATAAAAGTACCGCATGAAGATTTATATGCCAATACTCCTGAGCAGTTCAGTGGAAAAAGAGTACTGCAACTGAAACAGCGCTATATTTTAACGCCTGTAAAATCGGGCTTAATGGTAATCGACCAAAAAAGGGCACACGAACGAATTTTATACGAGAAATTTTTGGATGTAATGAAATCGGACTCGGTAGCCAGTCAGCAACAGCTTTTTCCACAAACCATAGAACTTAATCCGGCTGATTCGGCCTTGCTGAAAGGTATTTTACAGGATTTGCTGCAGCTGGGATTCGATATTCGTGAATTTGGAAAAGATACCTTTATTATTAACGGAACACCGGGTGTACTCGATGTTTCTTCGCCCGAGCTTATTGTAGAGAAACTCTTGGAAGAGTATAAAAATTCGCCGGTTGATGCCCGTTCAAAAGCAAGAGAACAAATTGCTGTTTCGTTGGCAAAAGCTTCTGCAATGGATTATGGTACCGAATTAAAACAGGAGGAGGTAGATCACCTGATTGACAATTTATTTGCCTGTGCAACACCCAACTTTTCGCCCGATGGAAAAAAGGTGTTAACCATCATTTCGACAGATGATATCGAAAAAAGTTTTTCAAAGTGACAGATTGTCGTTAATTTACGGCTTGTAAAATTTGGTCTGGCAATTGTATTGTTAGCGCCAAAATTTAAAAATAGTTATAACAACGAATATCGTTGAGCCAGGAATTGATAGAACCTCGGTCTTCGGTCTTCCAACCTTTTTATTATGAATTATCGTCCATCATTAAATATGCCACCGGTGGTAAAGAACCTGATTCTTGCCAATGTTTTGTTTTTTGTTGTTACCATGGTAATGCAACAAACCGGAACCGACCTTTACAAAATTCTGGGTTTATATTTTCCGGCATCCGATAATTTTCGTTTGCACCAAATGTTTACCCATATGTTTATGCACGGTAGCCTGGGGCATATCTTTTTTAATATGTTTGCCCTTTTTATGTTTGGGCGCGTGCTCGAAAGTGTTTGGGGACCCCGCCGTTTTCTAATTTTTTACCTGGTAACAGGTTTGGGAGCTGCGGTTTTGCATACTCTTGTTAATTATTTCGAATACCAATCGGCGCTTGCAAAAATATCACCCGACCAGCTGGCTTACTTAAAAGAACTGGCTGCACAGGGCAAATACATTCCGAATACCGCTTCAGAAAAACTGACCATGATTTTAAATACACCAACAGTTGGTGCATCGGGTGCAGTCTTTGGTATTTTGCTTGGTTTTGGAATGTTGTTTCCCAATACCGAGTTGATGTTGCTTTTTCCGCCAATACCTATAAAAGCAAAATATTTTGTAATTGGTTACGGGGTACTCGAGTTGGTGTTAGGAATATCGCAACCCGGTAGTAATGTGGCCCATTTTGCCCACCTGGGAGGAATGCTTTTTGGCTATTTTATGATTAAATACTGGAATAAAAACTCAAAACGTTTTTACTAAAAACGGGGGAAAGCTGTTGTGGATATTGCAGGAGAAATAAAACGAACATTTAAAGAAGGCTCGGTTCTTACACGCTTGATTTACCTGAACATTGGGGTTTTTCTGGTGTTAAAAATTGTTGGCGTATTTTTTTACCTGGCCGGTCAAGATTTCCAGCTTCTTCAATGGCTGGCTGTTCCGTCGGTTACCGAAGTGCTTGTTCAACGTCCGTGGACACCAATAAGCTATATGTTTTTGCACACTGGTTTTATTCATTTGTTATTTAATATGCTTGGGCTTTTTTGGTTTGGGCAGTTGTTTTTATATCATTTTGAAGGGAATAAACTTTTAAGCGTTTATCTGCTTGGTGGTATTGTTGGTGCTGCTTTCTATATTCTTGCCTATA
Above is a genomic segment from uncultured Draconibacterium sp. containing:
- a CDS encoding rhomboid family intramembrane serine protease — protein: MNYRPSLNMPPVVKNLILANVLFFVVTMVMQQTGTDLYKILGLYFPASDNFRLHQMFTHMFMHGSLGHIFFNMFALFMFGRVLESVWGPRRFLIFYLVTGLGAAVLHTLVNYFEYQSALAKISPDQLAYLKELAAQGKYIPNTASEKLTMILNTPTVGASGAVFGILLGFGMLFPNTELMLLFPPIPIKAKYFVIGYGVLELVLGISQPGSNVAHFAHLGGMLFGYFMIKYWNKNSKRFY